The sequence below is a genomic window from Williamwhitmania taraxaci.
CTGCTGCAGTGGAGGCGCTATCCCCGTTGGCACACCAAATGCACACTATTACCGCTGATAATGGAAAGGAGTTTGCAGCACATCAGGTTATTGCCGAAAAGTTGCAAATAAATTTTTACTTTGCACGGCCATACCACAGCTGGGAGCGCGGCGCTAACGAGAATGCAAACCGCTTGGTAAGGCAGTATTTCCCGAAGAAAACGGACTTTAAAACGATAACACAAGAGCAGGTTCAGTGGGTCGAAGATATTCTTAACAGTCGGCCTAGAAAAAGGCTAGGGTTTATCTCTCCCCTCTTAACATATAATCAGTTAACCCAAGTTGCATTTGTGAGTTGAATCTTGCTTCTCTTTTCTTTAAAATGTGAATAGTATGATTTGTGAAAAAGACAAAATGGAAATATAAAACAGTCATCACGTGTTCTATCTATTAATGAATCCATTGCTTTTATTATCGTTTTCTTGTCATTGTAGGAAATAAACTTAGTGCTAAAATAGCGTATCATAAGATCATCGTTTAAAAGTACACTAACGTTTGCTGCTTTGAAATAGAGTGAAGTTGCCTTCGTCTAGTTCACAAAGTAAGGTTCGGATCGAAGCAGTAATCATATCCCTCGTTAAAACTGAAGCAGTAAATTTTTTTTAACTGTCACGTCAAAACTTTGGTATTAAGTAGTTAAGTTTTTTTATTTTCTCCACCCATAAATTAATTTTTCACTCCTGTCTATAGCGACAAATAGTGTATCAGGTATTCTCTTATCTATAAAAAAGTAATGGTCGAGTTTATTTATTTTATCAGGTAATTTCTTTGACAAACTAATACTTCTAGGGTTTTCAAATAAAATATTTGTTGGTGTCATGTAAGCCTCAAGTGAGTTAAGGTCGATACTCGATAAATTAAACTGGAAAAAACAAGTATTTAAGTCAAGGTT
It includes:
- a CDS encoding IS30 family transposase: AAVEALSPLAHQMHTITADNGKEFAAHQVIAEKLQINFYFARPYHSWERGANENANRLVRQYFPKKTDFKTITQEQVQWVEDILNSRPRKRLGFISPLLTYNQLTQVAFVS